A region from the Spea bombifrons isolate aSpeBom1 chromosome 7, aSpeBom1.2.pri, whole genome shotgun sequence genome encodes:
- the PDIA2 gene encoding protein disulfide-isomerase A2 isoform X1 has protein sequence MRCSALLLLCLLSALRAGAEDQVVEKDPTSAEDASAEKSDDILEEDNVLVLNKRNFDKALQEYPFLLVEFYAPWCGHCQELSPKYSKAAEILKNQTAEARLAKVDATEENDLSTEFNVNGYPTIKFFKGGNRTGHIDYGGRRDVEGFVKWMLRRLSPLAPVLDDVASAEKFATSGNSPVIAFFRDPADGDLKLFNEVVENAEEFNFAVAHKEEIFQKFGVKDDAVIFFKNSEEKYEYSFEEDVGLDKDELIRFLNVNSLDLVTEYSEETSEKIFGAKVENHLLLFINKSEEYQLELLENFRKAAAEFKGKVLFVVINSNGPHSGVLEYFGLKTTDIPTIRFINIELVKKFSFGDEKITTEAVRLFCQGVLDGKIKQNLMSEEIPEDWDKNPVKVLVGKNFEEVAYDETKNVFVEFYAPWCTHCKELEPTWEKLGEKYKDHENVIIAKIDATANEIDGLRVRGYPNLRFFPAGSGRKNIEYTKERTVELFSAFIDSGGVLPEDEKKDSQSDNSAESKEDDSQEKSKDEL, from the exons ATGAGATGCTCTGCGCTTCTTCTGCTCTGCCTGCTCTCGGCTCTCCGCGCCGGGGCAGAAGACCAGGTCGTCGAGAAAGACCCGACGTCCGCCGAGGACGCCAGCGCCGAAAAGTCCGATGATATCCTTGAGGAAGACAACGTCTTGGTGCTGAACAAGAGGAATTTCGACAAAGCCCTTCAAGAATACCCCTTCCTGCTGGTGGAGTTTT ATGCCCCGTGGTGCGGCCACTGCCAAGAACTTTCCCCAAAATACTCCAAGGCTGCGGAAATCCTGAAAAATCAAACAGCAGAGGCCAGGCTGGCAAAGGTGGACGCGACGGAGGAAAACGACCTGAGCACCGAATTCAACGTCAACGGATACCCCACAATCAAATTTTTTAAGGGAGGAAACAGGACGGGACACATTGACTATGGTG GAAGGAGGGACGTGGAAGGTTTTGTGAAGTGGATGCTGAGGAGGCTCAGTCCTCTGGCCCCCGTTCTCGATGATGTGGCCAGCGCAGAGAAGTTTGCCACCTCCGGCAACTCGCCTGTCATCGCTTTCTTCAGG GACCCTGCCGACGGGGATCTCAAGCTCTTTAATGAAGTTGTGGAGAACGCAGAGGAATTTAACTTTGCTGTCGCGCACAAAGAagaaatattccaaaaattCGGGGTTAAGGACGACGCGGTCAtctttttcaaaaat tctGAAGAAAAATACGAGTATAGTTTTGAGGAAGATGTCGGGCTGGATAAAGACGAGCTCATCCGATTCCTTAATGTGAACAGCTTGGATCTGGTGACCGAATACAGCGAAGAG ACGTCTGAAAAGATTTTTGGGGCTAAAGTTGAAAACCACCTACTGCTGTTCATCAATAAGAGCGAGGAATACCAGCTGGAACTGCTAGAAAACTTCCGAAAAGCAGCTGCCGAATTTAAAGGAAAG GTCCTCTTTGTTGTAATTAATTCCAATGGTCCACATTCTGGTGTCCTCGAGTACTTTGGGCTGAAAACCACCGATATCCCCACTATTCGATTTATCAACATTGAGTTGGTGAAGAAGTTCTCGTTTGGGGACGAGAAGATCACAACGGAGGCGGTTAGACTTTTTTGTCAGGGTGTCCTCGATGGCAAAATAAAG CAAAATCTCATGAGCGAGGAAATTCCCGAAGACTGGGACAAGAATCCAGTTAAGGTTCTTGTTGGAAAGAACTTTGAGGAAGTGGCTTACGACGAAACAAAGAATGTGTTCGTAGAATTTT ACGCCCCTTGGTGCACGCATTGTAAGGAGTTGGAGCCAACGTGGGAGAAACTCGGCGAAAAGTACAAAGATCACGAAAACGTCATCATCGCCAAAATAGACGCCACGGCAAACGAAATCGACGGGCTGAGAGTGAGGGGGTATCCAAATCTGAGGTTCTTTCCTGCCGGCTCGGGGCGAAAG
- the LOC128501792 gene encoding rho GDP-dissociation inhibitor 2-like isoform X2 yields the protein MADKDEIKHVEEEAEDELDLNYKAPEKKTLQEIQELDKDDESLIKYKQALLGNLPAKVDPSAPNVQVTRLTLVCDEAPGPITMDLTENVTALKETTFVLKEGVSYRVKISFKVNKEIVSGLRYVQLTYRKSIKVDKETHMVGSYGPRIDEYEFLTPLEEAPKGMLVRGTYHIKSFFTDDDKTDHLSWEWNLNIKKDWKD from the exons ATGGCTGATAAAGATGAAATTAAACACGtcgaagaagaagcagaagatgaATTGGATTTGAACTACAAAGCTCCAGAAAAGAAAACCCTGCAGGAAATTCAGGAACTGGACAAGGATGATGAGAGTCTGATCAAATACAAGCAGGCGCTACTGGGTAACCTACCTGCAAAAGTGG ATCCTTCTGCCCCAAATGTTCAAGTTACCCGCCTGACGCTGGTCTGTGACGAGGCACCGGGACCGATCACCATGGATTTAACTG AGAACGTGACGGCTCTGAAGGAGACAACATTTGTATTAAAAGAAGGCGTCAGCTACAGAGTTAAAATTTCTTTTAAG GTAAACAAGGAAATTGTCTCCGGTCTGCGATATGTGCAGCTCACTTACAGGAAGTCAATCAAAG TTGACAAAGAGACGCACATGGTCGGCAGCTACGGTCCGCGAATCGACGAATACGAGTTCCTGACGCCCCTGGAAGAAGCCCCCAAGGGGATGCTGGTCAGGGGCACCTACCACATCAAATCCTTTTTCACGGACGATGACAAAACCGACCATTTGTCTTGGGAGTGGAacctcaatataaaaaaagattggaaagactga
- the PDIA2 gene encoding protein disulfide-isomerase A2 isoform X2, translated as MRCSALLLLCLLSALRAGAEDQVVEKDPTSAEDASAEKSDDILEEDNVLVLNKRNFDKALQEYPFLLVEFYAPWCGHCQELSPKYSKAAEILKNQTAEARLAKVDATEENDLSTEFNVNGYPTIKFFKGGNRTGHIDYGGRRDVEGFVKWMLRRLSPLAPVLDDVASAEKFATSGNSPVIAFFRDPADGDLKLFNEVVENAEEFNFAVAHKEEIFQKFGVKDDAVIFFKNSEEKYEYSFEEDVGLDKDELIRFLNVNSLDLVTEYSEETSEKIFGAKVENHLLLFINKSEEYQLELLENFRKAAAEFKGKVLFVVINSNGPHSGVLEYFGLKTTDIPTIRFINIELVKKFSFGDEKITTEAVRLFCQGVLDGKIKQNLMSEEIPEDWDKNPVKVLVGKNFEEVAYDETKNVFVEFYAPWCTHCKELEPTWEKLGEKYKDHENVIIAKIDATANEIDGLRVRGYPNLRFFPAGSGRKNIEYTKERTVELFSAFIDSGGVLPEDEKKSDNSAESKEDDSQEKSKDEL; from the exons ATGAGATGCTCTGCGCTTCTTCTGCTCTGCCTGCTCTCGGCTCTCCGCGCCGGGGCAGAAGACCAGGTCGTCGAGAAAGACCCGACGTCCGCCGAGGACGCCAGCGCCGAAAAGTCCGATGATATCCTTGAGGAAGACAACGTCTTGGTGCTGAACAAGAGGAATTTCGACAAAGCCCTTCAAGAATACCCCTTCCTGCTGGTGGAGTTTT ATGCCCCGTGGTGCGGCCACTGCCAAGAACTTTCCCCAAAATACTCCAAGGCTGCGGAAATCCTGAAAAATCAAACAGCAGAGGCCAGGCTGGCAAAGGTGGACGCGACGGAGGAAAACGACCTGAGCACCGAATTCAACGTCAACGGATACCCCACAATCAAATTTTTTAAGGGAGGAAACAGGACGGGACACATTGACTATGGTG GAAGGAGGGACGTGGAAGGTTTTGTGAAGTGGATGCTGAGGAGGCTCAGTCCTCTGGCCCCCGTTCTCGATGATGTGGCCAGCGCAGAGAAGTTTGCCACCTCCGGCAACTCGCCTGTCATCGCTTTCTTCAGG GACCCTGCCGACGGGGATCTCAAGCTCTTTAATGAAGTTGTGGAGAACGCAGAGGAATTTAACTTTGCTGTCGCGCACAAAGAagaaatattccaaaaattCGGGGTTAAGGACGACGCGGTCAtctttttcaaaaat tctGAAGAAAAATACGAGTATAGTTTTGAGGAAGATGTCGGGCTGGATAAAGACGAGCTCATCCGATTCCTTAATGTGAACAGCTTGGATCTGGTGACCGAATACAGCGAAGAG ACGTCTGAAAAGATTTTTGGGGCTAAAGTTGAAAACCACCTACTGCTGTTCATCAATAAGAGCGAGGAATACCAGCTGGAACTGCTAGAAAACTTCCGAAAAGCAGCTGCCGAATTTAAAGGAAAG GTCCTCTTTGTTGTAATTAATTCCAATGGTCCACATTCTGGTGTCCTCGAGTACTTTGGGCTGAAAACCACCGATATCCCCACTATTCGATTTATCAACATTGAGTTGGTGAAGAAGTTCTCGTTTGGGGACGAGAAGATCACAACGGAGGCGGTTAGACTTTTTTGTCAGGGTGTCCTCGATGGCAAAATAAAG CAAAATCTCATGAGCGAGGAAATTCCCGAAGACTGGGACAAGAATCCAGTTAAGGTTCTTGTTGGAAAGAACTTTGAGGAAGTGGCTTACGACGAAACAAAGAATGTGTTCGTAGAATTTT ACGCCCCTTGGTGCACGCATTGTAAGGAGTTGGAGCCAACGTGGGAGAAACTCGGCGAAAAGTACAAAGATCACGAAAACGTCATCATCGCCAAAATAGACGCCACGGCAAACGAAATCGACGGGCTGAGAGTGAGGGGGTATCCAAATCTGAGGTTCTTTCCTGCCGGCTCGGGGCGAAAG
- the LOC128501792 gene encoding rho GDP-dissociation inhibitor 2-like isoform X1, which yields MFGSKPAMLGFDVCEFGGQLLELMWLSVCYRDIMADKDEIKHVEEEAEDELDLNYKAPEKKTLQEIQELDKDDESLIKYKQALLGNLPAKVDPSAPNVQVTRLTLVCDEAPGPITMDLTENVTALKETTFVLKEGVSYRVKISFKVNKEIVSGLRYVQLTYRKSIKVDKETHMVGSYGPRIDEYEFLTPLEEAPKGMLVRGTYHIKSFFTDDDKTDHLSWEWNLNIKKDWKD from the exons ATGTTTGGCAGTAAGCCTGCGATGCTCGGCTTCGATGTCTGTGAATTTGGTGGCCAGCTCCTGGAACTTATGTGGCTGTCGGTGTGTTATAGAG ACATCATGGCTGATAAAGATGAAATTAAACACGtcgaagaagaagcagaagatgaATTGGATTTGAACTACAAAGCTCCAGAAAAGAAAACCCTGCAGGAAATTCAGGAACTGGACAAGGATGATGAGAGTCTGATCAAATACAAGCAGGCGCTACTGGGTAACCTACCTGCAAAAGTGG ATCCTTCTGCCCCAAATGTTCAAGTTACCCGCCTGACGCTGGTCTGTGACGAGGCACCGGGACCGATCACCATGGATTTAACTG AGAACGTGACGGCTCTGAAGGAGACAACATTTGTATTAAAAGAAGGCGTCAGCTACAGAGTTAAAATTTCTTTTAAG GTAAACAAGGAAATTGTCTCCGGTCTGCGATATGTGCAGCTCACTTACAGGAAGTCAATCAAAG TTGACAAAGAGACGCACATGGTCGGCAGCTACGGTCCGCGAATCGACGAATACGAGTTCCTGACGCCCCTGGAAGAAGCCCCCAAGGGGATGCTGGTCAGGGGCACCTACCACATCAAATCCTTTTTCACGGACGATGACAAAACCGACCATTTGTCTTGGGAGTGGAacctcaatataaaaaaagattggaaagactga